A part of Hippopotamus amphibius kiboko isolate mHipAmp2 chromosome 16, mHipAmp2.hap2, whole genome shotgun sequence genomic DNA contains:
- the ZNF175 gene encoding zinc finger protein 175 isoform X1, protein MPTQLEAPGKSGVVSKRDQESKPREDMLADVNLPQRPQVLGPEEQDGSHEGSVSFEDVTMDFSREEWQQLDSAQRCLYQDVMLEIYSHLFSVGYHIPNPEIVCRMEKGKEPWMGETELPCQRYQEGEFGLETPQWETSETASFHNKMVGEVTRDSSWCSISEELWEEAAQTKRDQKNQSKPSHQGAFLNKKKLNPERDCDYKDSGKIIHVRPHLVSSQKRPHKHCSFAKRLKPNLEVNHQNQSNTTKHLNEMVESGQPFTHSSSSASCKNTHTEENFCESNSHAKVFGHKQSLTQHQVHTQEKPDKCTECGKFTQKSHLLKQQRFHSVANLQECSKCGKAFTPQPELGIYVTDHTGNIPYICKECGKVFIQRPELVTHQKTHTRKKPHKCHECGKAFFQMLSLFRHQRTHTREKLYECSECGKGFSQNSTLSIHQKIHTGERQYICSECGKAFTQKSTLSLHQRIHSGEKSYVCIECGQAFIQKAHLIVHQRSHTGEKPYQCHNCGKSFISKSQLDIHHRIHTGEKPYECSDCRKTFTQKSHLNIHQKIHTGERHHVCSECGKAFNQKSILSMHQRIHTGEKPYKCSDCGKAFTSKSQFREHQRIHTGEKPYVCTACGKAFNGRSNFHKHQITHSRERTFSCCKCGNTFTQKSELITHQRTHIGEKPYECCDCGKSFSRKPQLKVHQRIHTGERPYVCSKCGKSFNNRSNFNKHQITHTRDKSYKSSYSVQGFTQKSIPSMHQHIHK, encoded by the exons ATGCCCACCCAGCTCGAGGCTCCTGGAAAGAGTGGAGTTGTCAGCAAAAGAGACCAAGAATCGAAGCCCAGAGAGGACATGCTTGCTGATGTGAATTTGCCCCAGAGGCCCCAGGTCTTGGGTCCAGAGGAGCAGGATGGATCACATGAG GGGTCAGTGTCATTTGAGGATGTGACCATGGACTTCAGCAGGGAGGAATGGCAGCAACTGGACTCTGCCCAGAGATGCCTGTACCAAGATGTGATGCTGGAGATCTATAGCCACCTGTTCTCCGTGG GGTATCACATTCCCAACCCAGAGATTGTATGCAGgatggaaaaaggaaaggagcCATGGATGGGGGAGACTGAACTCCCATGTCAGAGGTATCAAG AAGGGGAGTTTGGGCTTGAAACCCCACAGTGGGAAACTTCTGAAACAGCTTCATTTCATAATAAGATGGTGGGTGAAGTCACAAGAGATAGCTCATGGTGTTCCATTTCAGAAGAGCTATGGGAAGAAGCTGCCCAAACTAAGAGAGATCAGAAGAATCAAAGTAAACCTTCACATCAGGGGGCTTTCCTCAACAAGAAAAAATTGAACCCAGAGAGGGATTGTGACTATAAGGACTCTGGAAAAATCATCCACGTGAGGCCCCACCTTGTTTCTTCACAAAAGAGACCTCACAAACATTGCTCTTTTGCAAAAAGGTTGAAGCCTAACCTAGAAGTAAATCATCAAAATCAAAGCAACACCACAAAACACCTCAATGAGATGGTTGAATCTGGTCAGCCATTCACCCATAGCTCTTCCAGTGCCAGCTGCAAAAATACTCATACAGAAGAGAACTTCTGTGAAAGTAATTCACATGCAAAAGTCTTTGGCCATAAGCAGTCACTCACACAACATCAAGTTCATACTCAGGAAAAACCAGATAAGTGTACTGAATGTGGGAAGTTTACCCAGAAGTCACACCTCCTTAAGCAACAGAGATTCCACAGTGTAGCAAACCTCCAGGAATGCAGTAAATGCGGGAAAGCCTTCACCCCACAACCAGAACTCGGCATATATGTGACAGATCATACAGGTAATATACCGTACAtatgtaaggaatgtggaaaagTCTTCATTCAGAGGCCAGAATTGGTTACACATCAGAAAACTCACACTAGAAAGAAGCCCCATAAGTGCCAcgaatgtggaaaagccttttTCCAGATGTTATCTCTCTTCAGACATCAGAGAACTCATACGAGAGAAAAACTCTAtgaatgcagtgaatgtgggaaaggcTTCTCCCAGAATTCAACCCTCAGTATACATCAGAAGATTCATACTGGTGAGCGACAGTACATATGCAGtgagtgtgggaaggccttcacACAGAAGTCAACACTCAGCTTGCACCAGAGGATCCATTCAGGGGAGAAGTCTTATGTATGTATTGAATGTGGCCAGGCCTTTATCCAGAAGGCACACCTGATTGTACATCAGAGAagtcacacaggagagaaaccttatCAGTGCCACAACTGTGGGAAATCCTTCATTTCCAAGTCACAACTTGATATACATCATCGAATCcatactggggagaaaccttatgaatgtagTGACTGTAGGAAAACTTTCACCCAAAAGTCACACCTCAACATACACCAGaaaattcacactggagaaagacACCATGTGTGCAgcgaatgtgggaaggccttcaacCAGAAGTCAATACTCAGCATGCATCAGcgaattcacactggagagaagccttacAAATGCAGTgactgtgggaaagcctttaCTTCCAAGTCACAATTCAGAGAGCATCAGCGGATCCACACCGGAGAGAAACCCTATGTATGCACTGCATGTGGGAAGGCTTTCAACGGTAGGTCAAATTTCCATAAACATCAGATCACTCACAGTAGAGAGAGAACTTTTTCCTGTTGCAAGTGTGGGAACACCTTCACCCAGAAATCAGAGTTGATTACACATCAGAGAACTCATATcggagagaaaccttatgaatgctGTGACTGTGGAAAATCCTTCAGTAGGAAACCACAACTCAAAGTGCATCAACGGATTCACACAGGAGAGAGACCTTATGTGTGTTCCAAGTGTGGGAAGAGCTTCAACAACAGatcaaattttaataaacatcAAATAACTCATACCAGAGACAAATCTTACAAAAGCAGCTATTCTGTGCAAGGCTTTACTCAGAAGTCAATTCCTAGTATGCATCAGCATATACATAAATGA
- the ZNF175 gene encoding zinc finger protein 175 isoform X2 — MPTQLEAPGKSGVVSKRDQESKPREDMLADVNLPQRPQVLGPEEQDGSHEGSVSFEDVTMDFSREEWQQLDSAQRCLYQDVMLEIYSHLFSVGYHIPNPEIVCRMEKGKEPWMGETELPCQRYQGGRFFTIYKAAPRPHHPLHHLPQGSGPGLYRWAG; from the exons ATGCCCACCCAGCTCGAGGCTCCTGGAAAGAGTGGAGTTGTCAGCAAAAGAGACCAAGAATCGAAGCCCAGAGAGGACATGCTTGCTGATGTGAATTTGCCCCAGAGGCCCCAGGTCTTGGGTCCAGAGGAGCAGGATGGATCACATGAG GGGTCAGTGTCATTTGAGGATGTGACCATGGACTTCAGCAGGGAGGAATGGCAGCAACTGGACTCTGCCCAGAGATGCCTGTACCAAGATGTGATGCTGGAGATCTATAGCCACCTGTTCTCCGTGG GGTATCACATTCCCAACCCAGAGATTGTATGCAGgatggaaaaaggaaaggagcCATGGATGGGGGAGACTGAACTCCCATGTCAGAGGTATCAAG GAGGAAGGTTCTTCACCATCTACAAAGCTGCCCCAAGGCCCCATCATCCTCTCCATCATCTGCCCCAGGGATCAGGGCCTGGACTGTACAGATGGGCTGGGTGA